The DNA segment CAAACCTGCGATAATCCCGACAAGTATCACTAACGACAAATAGACAACTAACTGCAATTTCTTCATGACTCTTTCCGATGTATTACTCTAATTCTCAGTCGCCCTTTTCTCAGCCGCAGTTTACTAGACGGAAGTCTTGCGGAAGTATTCATTGACACCGAGAAACGCCGCCGGCGACCATGGCACATTCTTTTCGGGCAGATACTTTTTCAGCCGTGCCTTTACCTGCTCATATCCTTCCTTATCAGCCAGATTATGCCATTCATTGTCATCACTCTTATGGTCATAAAGCTCCTCGGACCCGTCCTCATAATGAATATAGCGATATCTCTCCGTCCTGACCGCATGATTGTTCCTGCCGTACGTCGTTACCGCCGCATAAGGCCAGTCACCCTCAGGATACCTCAGTAAAGGCGTAAGACTGTGCCCCTCGTTTTGTGAGTTGGCCGGCAGGTTCGCCAGGTCCAGCAGCGTCGGATAAATATCCAGCATCTGAACGGGTTTGCTGCACCTTTGGCCGCCTTTTCCTCCGGGATGCCGTATGATCAGCGGTGCACGCGTCGCCCGCTCCCATATGGAATGCTTTGCAAAACGGTTCTTCTCGCCCAGATGATAACCATGATCCGACCAGAGCACCACGATTGTATTGTCTCCATAATCACTGTTTTCCAGTGCATCAAGTATCTCACCGACATAATGATCCACAAAAGTTACACAAGCCAGATACGCCTGGATTATCTCCCTCCACTCATCGTTTTCTTTGGCCCATTCGGCAGTCGGCATCATCGGTACCTCGGCGATCCTGCGGCCAATCTCGGGCACGTCGTCCTGGTCGCCCGGCAGATATGCAGGCGTCTCGATCTCATCCAGCGGGTACATATCGAACCACTTTTGCGGTACGTGCCACGGTACATGCGGCCTCAAGAA comes from the Anaerohalosphaera lusitana genome and includes:
- a CDS encoding sulfatase, coding for MNRRAFLKKSCLSLTAIAASGCLSSQVKANPSQPNVLMICIDDLNDMIGCMKGHPQVKTPNIDRLAEQGTLFINAHCQAPICGPSRASLMSGLRPSTTGIYGQIYDNKIRNASDATRKCTYLHEYFQQNGYMTMGIGKIFHHHVPRGTLDVSGGRKKGFGPMPEEAMNWKGKGTVTDWGAFPARDEQMPDYHTAKWTIDKLKQKHEKPFMLIAGFLRPHVPWHVPQKWFDMYPLDEIETPAYLPGDQDDVPEIGRRIAEVPMMPTAEWAKENDEWREIIQAYLACVTFVDHYVGEILDALENSDYGDNTIVVLWSDHGYHLGEKNRFAKHSIWERATRAPLIIRHPGGKGGQRCSKPVQMLDIYPTLLDLANLPANSQNEGHSLTPLLRYPEGDWPYAAVTTYGRNNHAVRTERYRYIHYEDGSEELYDHKSDDNEWHNLADKEGYEQVKARLKKYLPEKNVPWSPAAFLGVNEYFRKTSV